From the Oryza glaberrima chromosome 5, OglaRS2, whole genome shotgun sequence genome, one window contains:
- the LOC127775199 gene encoding protein ROS1C isoform X2, which yields MDPSGLNLQGNPAENQESWTSGVSVGRGTPNLGVGTAVAGRSCPSSTLFPGSSLSSTALLNTMHEGSFPQTALVAGSVSSADEQHGAPPVRPSYNLPAGCTQVPISILVFHRRLTGRGSRRRSPQSRSFMPAPALSGVSEDGAYGPIPQSDFLSLQGPSEVFPGDMTMNHSEPATSYGYNSEYAPMHLQPNGLYTEASNTESEREASQLQQSAEAVICDSLSKLESAMEKIQGQNPQESSVLVAEDNIHKYHQKAKRARTQITHSDKIDLPTQAVSACKEKTITQIEMQIVDAERTEALKGEDAPAQKLKTRRRKHRPKVIREDRPAKKQMATTSEEKPLNQKPKRKYVRKNRNPSSLEKCAEPFSDHSISRESRTTVRSSIASVRRRLQFEFGEHGVQRDQSSMTNSWYQNQEKPVNAESSLCSVTKSSVQVEHGQELHMENSPEGLFFGINSKLNKILDEYIHLPEAAPKPSEQIPLAASGHVSEELARKQYDVRHTHDPDSTSYNIERSGLITTKGHKKDLDLNYSNTNGFQMYCSASLLPEMDSTKGSMTKVSKMDKNKKRHYGGESSLAGTQSSIIMRTAAEMLAVYQACGIKKKRSARVRRNSFLSVMDLEKNTSQESTRLPWSCMEALYESSYIKFMTKKRSQKARLNSPNSIQPNIDQKNRFSSETVFSGGFNGLKRSEETFQKTLPQIPDDKRINLDIHCKVPVESSPNTSTPPYMDYLQGVTSKFRYFDLNTEQVHKTEMHLSQTMPSLSSLGATNYLPNALVPYVGGAVVPYQTQFHLVKKQRPRAKVDLDFETTRVWNLLMGKAADPVDGTDVDKERWWKQEREVFQGRANSFIARMRLVQGDRRFSPWKGSVVDSVVGVFLTQNVADHLSSSAYMALAANFPTGSHGNCNDGIAGQDNEEIISTSAVGDRGTFEFFYNGSRPDIGLNFEFSMACEKIHMEPKDNTTVNELTKGENYSLHCKESAGSLCDHETEIDHKAKSISDISAVELTARMKNLHATQFQTEISLSQSVVTSESILQPGLPLSSGMDHARRNFVGSISDTASQQVGSNFDDGKSLTGNDVTANETEYHGIKAAATNNYVVDEPGIPSGSSLYPFFSAIDCHQLDGRNDTHVSSTSPNSSICSASSNFKIGTIEENSYLFMPFDAHLAQRNGNMIVDTNLSSALESTELPVKLLHCGKRSCYEASEFQDHESLYATGGVIPETATKADDSTLKSGFASFNGLPDAAAQASKPKKSRTTSKKNSENFDWDKLRRQACGNYQMKERIFDRRDSVDWEAVRCADVQRISHAIRERGMNNVLAERIQKFLNRLVTDHGSIDLEWLRDVPPDSAKDYLLSIRGLGLKSVECVRLLTLHHLAFPVDTNVGRICVRLGWVPIQPLPESLQLHLLELYPVLETIQKYLWPRLCKLDQQTLYELHYQMITFGKVFCTKSKPNCNACPMRSECRHFASAFASARLALPSPQDKRLVNLSNQFAFQNGTMPTPNSTPLPQLEGSIHARDVHANNTNPIIEEPASPREEECRELLENDIEDFDEDTDEIPTIKLNMEAFSQNLENCIKESNKDFQSDDITKALVAISNEAASIPVPKLKNVHRLRTEHYVYELPDSHPLMQQLALDQREPDDPSPYLLAIWTPDELKDTREAPKPCCNPQTEGGLCSNEMCHNCVSERENQYRYVRGTVLVPCRTAMRGSFPLNGTYFQVNEVFADHSSSHNPINIPREQLWNLHRRMVYFGTSVPTIFKGLTTEEIQHCFWRGFVCVRGFNMETRAPRPLCPHFHLAASKLRRSSKKAATEQTH from the exons ATGGATCCCTCAGGGCTCAACCTGCAGGGGAATCCTGCTGAGAACCAGGAGAGCTGGACCTCCGGCGTGTCAGTTGGGAGGGGCACCCCAAATTTGGGTGTTGGGACGGCCGTGGCAGGCCGGAGCTGCCCGTCATCAACATTGTTCCCGGGGTCCTCCCTGTCGTCGACGGCGTTGCTGAATACCATGCACGAGGGCTCCTTTCCACAGACAGCCTTGGTGGCGGGTTCCGTGAGCAGCGCCGATGAGCAGCATGGTGCGCCCCCCGTACGGCCATCCTACAACCTTCCTGCAGGATGCACGCAGGTGCCGATAAGTATCCTGGTGTTCCACAGGAGGCTGACGGGGAGGGGATCCAGGCGCCGGTCGCCGCAATCTCGTAGCTTTATGCCTGCTCCTGCACTGTCCGGTGTCTCAGAGG ATGGAGCTTATGGGCCGATTCCTCAAAGTGATTTCTTGTCGCTTCAAGGTCCATCTGAAGTTTTTCCTGGTGATATGACAATGAATCATTCAGAACCGGCCACTTCATATGGGTACAATTCAGAGTATGCACCTATGCATCTTCAGCCAAATGGTTTATACACTGAAGCTTCCAACACTGAAAGTGAAAGAGAAGCTAGCCAACTGCAACAATCAGCGGAAGCTGTTATCTGTGACAGCCTCAGTAAGTTGGAATCGGCTATGGAGAAAATTCAGGGTCAAAATCCTCAAGAATCAAGTGTCTTAGTTGCAGAGGATAACATTCACAAGTACCATCAGAAAGCTAAAAGGGCCAGGACACAAATCACTCACAGTGACAAAATAGACTTACCAACACAAGCTGTATCTGCATGCAAGGAAAAAACAATAACTCAGATAGAGATGCAGATTGTAGATGCTGAGAGAACTGAAGCACTCAAGGGTGAGGATGCCCCAGCACAAAAGCTGAAGACTCGAAGGAGAAAGCACAGGCCCAAGGTAATCCGTGAGGACAGGCCAGCCAAAAAGCAAATGGCCACAACATCAGAAGAAAAACCTCTCAATCAGAAACCCAAAAGAAAATATGTGCGGAAGAATAGAAACCCCAGTTCTTTGGAGAAGTGCGCAGAACCTTTTAGTGACCATTCAATTTCTAGAGAATCCAGAACTACCGTTAGAAGCAGCATTGCATCAGTTCGAAGAAGGCTGCAATTTGAGTTCGGGGAGCACGGGGTGCAGAGGGACCAATCATCAATGACCAATTCATGGTACCAAAACCAGGAGAAACCTGTTAATGCTGAGAGTTCTTTGTGCTCAGTGACTAAATCGTCCGTGCAGGTTGAACATGGACAGGAATTACACATGGAAAATTCACCAGAAGGGTTGTTTTTTGGCATCAACTCCAAACTGAACAAAATTTTAGATGAGTACATACATTTGCCAGAAGCCGCACCAAAACCTTCAGAGCAAATCCCACTGGCTGCTTCTGGTCATGTTAGCGAGGAACTAGCAAGGAAACAATATGATGTGAGACACACTCATGATCCTGAttctacaagttataatatAGAAAGGAGTGGTCTGATCACAACGAAAGGGCACAAAAAGGACCTAGACTTGAACTATTCTAACACAAATGGTTTTCAGATGTATTGTTCGGCTAGTTTGTTACCAGAAATGGACTCCACAAAGGGCAGTATGACTAAGGTTTCAAAAATGGACAAGAACAAAAAACGACATTATGGAGGTGAGTCCTCCCTAGCTGGCACACAGAGCTCCATTATCATGAGAACTGCAGCTGAGATGCTAGCAGTTTACCAAGCTTGTGGTATTAAAAAGAAGCGATCGGCCCGAGTCCGCAGGAATTCCTTTCTTTCTGTTATGGATCTTGAGAAGAATACTTCACAAGAATCAACAAGATTGCCGTGGTCATGCATGGAGGCCCTGTATGAGAGTTCCTACATAAAATTTATGACCAAGAAACGTTCACAGAAGGCACGGCTCAACTCTCCCAATTCCATTCAACCAAATATAGATCAGAAAAACAGGTTTTCATCTGAAACAGTTTTTTCTGGAGGATTCAATGGATTGAAAAGATCAGAGGAAACTTTCCAGAAAACTTTACCTCAGATTCCAGATGATAAGAGGATCAACCTTGACATTCATTGCAAAGTACCAGTAGAAAGCTCACCAAATACATCAACGCCACCATATATGGATTACCTTCAAGGAGTTACATCAAAGTTTAGATACTTTGATTTGAACACTGAGCAGGTGCATAAAACTGAGATGCATTTGTCTCAAACCAtgccctctctttcttctttagGAGCAACAAATTATCTACCGAATGCTCTAGTCCCATATGTTGGTGGGGCGGTGGTTCCATATCAGACACAGTTTCATTTAGTCAAGAAGCAACGCCCTCGAGCTAAGGTTGACTTGGATTTTGAAACAACGAGAGTTTGGAACCTTCTGATGGGTAAAGCAGCTGACCCTGTAGATGGAACTGATGTTGATAAAGAGAGATGGTGGAAACAAGAAAGAGAAGTTTTTCAAGGTCGTGCTAATTCATTCATAGCACGTATGCGCCTAGTTCAAG GTGACAGGCGCTTTTCTCCTTGGAAAGGATCAGTAGTGGACTCTGTAGTAGGAGTTTTCCTCACACAGAATGTAGCGGATCATCTTTCCAG CTCTGCATACATGGCCCTTGCCGCAAATTTTCCTACAGGGTCACATGGCAATTGTAATGATGGCATTGCTGGTCAGGACAATGAAGAAATCATTAGCACGAGTGCAGTAGGAGACAGAGGCACATTTGAATTCTTTTATAATGGGTCAAGACCAGATATAGGATTAAATTTTGAGTTCTCAATGGCCTGTGAGAAGATCCACATGGAACCAAAGGACAATACTACAGTTAATGAGTTAACTAAAGGTGAAAATTATTCTCTTCATTGCAAAGAATCAGCTGGAAGTCTTTGTGACCACGAGACAGAAATAGATCATAaagcaaaatcaatttcagatATCTCCGCAGTAGAATTAACAGCACGTATGAAAAATCTACATGCGACACAGTTCCAGACGGAGATATCATTATCCCAAAGTGTTGTAACTTCAGAGTCAATTCTTCAACCAGGATTACCTTTGAGTTCTGGGATGGATCATGCTCGTAGAAATTTTGTTGGTAGCATTAGTGACACAGCTTCTCAGCAGGTGGGAAGCAATTTTGATGATGGAAAATCATTAACAGGAAATGATGTCACAGCCAATGAAACTGAGTACCATGGAAtcaaagcagcagcaacaaataATTATGTTGTAGATGAACCTGGGATTCCTTCTGGTTCCAGCCTGTATCCATTTTTCTCAGCTATTGATTGTCATCAACTAGATGGGAGGAACGACACACATGTTTCTTCTACCTCTCCTAACAGTTCTATATGTTCTGCAtcatcaaactttaaaattggCACAATTGAGGAGAACAGTTATCTTTTCATGCCATTTGATGCTCATCTAGCGCAGAGGAATGGAAATATGATTGTTGACACAAATCTTAGCTCGGCACTGGAAAGCACAGAGCTTCCAG TCAAATTATTACATTGTGGCAAAAGGAGTTGTTATGAAGCATCAGAGTTTCAGGACCATGAATCACTGTATGCCACTGGTGGAGTGATACCAGAAACAGCAACCAAAGCAGATGATTCAACCTTAAAATCTGGTTTTGCTTCCTTCAATGGATTGCCAGATGCAGCAGCACAGGCATCAAAACCAAAGAAATCAAGAACCACAAGTAAAAAGAACAGTGAGAATTTTGACTGGGATAAATTGCGAAGACAGGCTTGTGGTAATTATCAGATGAAAGAAAGAATTTTTGACCGAAGAGATTCTGTTGATTGGGAAGCAGTAAGGTGTGCAGATGTACAAagaatttctcatgccattcgAGAACGAGGAATGAATAATGTCTTAGCAGAGCGTATCCAG AAATTCCTGAATCGTTTGGTCACCGATCATGGGAGCATTGATCTTGAGTGGTTAAGAGATGTTCCTCCAGACTCAGCAAA GGACTATCTGCTTAGTATACGTGGATTGGGGCTCAAAAGTGTTGAGTGTGTCCGCCTTTTGACATTACATCATCTTGCATTCCCA GTTGATACTAATGTTGGTCGTATATGTGTACGATTGGGATGGGTGCCAATTCAACCCCTCCCTGAATCTCTTCAGTTACACCTTCTGGAGCT ATACCCTGTCTTGGAGACTATACAAAAGTACCTCTGGCCTCGTCTGTGTAAACTTGATCAACAAACACT GTATGAGTTACATTATCAGATGATTACTTTTGGAAAG GTGTTCTGTACCAAAAGCAAGCCGAATTGCAATGCATGTCCAATGAGGAGTGAATGCAGGCATTTTGCAAGTGCCTTTGCAAG TGCAAGACTTGCACTTCCTTCTCCTCAGGACAAAAGGTTGGTGAATCTGAGCAATCAATTTGCTTTCCAGAATGGCACAATGCCCACACCAAATTCAACTCCTCTGCCTCAGCTCGAGGGGAGTATCCATGCAAGGGATGTTCATGCTAACAACACAAATCCAATAATTGAGGAGCCAGCAAGTCCAAGAGAGGAAGAATGCCGAGAACTTTTAGAGAATGatattgaagattttgatgaagatACTGATGAAATCCCAACAATAAAACTTAACATGGAAGCTTTTTCTCAAAACTTGGAAAATTGCATAAAAGAAAGCAATAAGGATTTCCAATCTGATGATATTACAAAAGCATTGGTTGCTATCAGCAATGAAGCAGCTTCAATTCCTGTACCTAAACTAAAGAATGTGCATAGACTTCGGACAGAACACTATGT TTACGAACTTCCAGATTCACATCCCCTCATGCAACAG CTAGCACTCGACCAACGGGAGCCTGATGATCCAAGTCCTTACCTGTTG
- the LOC127775199 gene encoding protein ROS1C isoform X3 yields the protein MDPSGLNLQGNPAENQESWTSGVSVGRGTPNLGVGTAVAGRSCPSSTLFPGSSLSSTALLNTMHEGSFPQTALVAGSVSSADEQHGAPPVRPSYNLPAGCTQVPISILVFHRRLTGRGSRRRSPQSRSFMPAPALSGVSEADGAYGPIPQSDFLSLQGPSEVFPGDMTMNHSEPATSYGYNSEYAPMHLQPNGLYTEASNTESEREASQLQQSAEAVICDSLSKLESAMEKIQGQNPQESSVLVAEDNIHKYHQKAKRARTQITHSDKIDLPTQAVSACKEKTITQIEMQIVDAERTEALKGEDAPAQKLKTRRRKHRPKVIREDRPAKKQMATTSEEKPLNQKPKRKYVRKNRNPSSLEKCAEPFSDHSISRESRTTVRSSIASVRRRLQFEFGEHGVQRDQSSMTNSWYQNQEKPVNAESSLCSVTKSSVQVEHGQELHMENSPEGLFFGINSKLNKILDEYIHLPEAAPKPSEQIPLAASGHVSEELARKQYDVRHTHDPDSTSYNIERSGLITTKGHKKDLDLNYSNTNGFQMYCSASLLPEMDSTKGSMTKVSKMDKNKKRHYGGESSLAGTQSSIIMRTAAEMLAVYQACGIKKKRSARVRRNSFLSVMDLEKNTSQESTRLPWSCMEALYESSYIKFMTKKRSQKARLNSPNSIQPNIDQKNRFSSETVFSGGFNGLKRSEETFQKTLPQIPDDKRINLDIHCKVPVESSPNTSTPPYMDYLQGVTSKFRYFDLNTEQVHKTEMHLSQTMPSLSSLGATNYLPNALVPYVGGAVVPYQTQFHLVKKQRPRAKVDLDFETTRVWNLLMGKAADPVDGTDVDKERWWKQEREVFQGRANSFIARMRLVQGDRRFSPWKGSVVDSVVGVFLTQNVADHLSSSAYMALAANFPTGSHGNCNDGIAGQDNEEIISTSAVGDRGTFEFFYNGSRPDIGLNFEFSMACEKIHMEPKDNTTVNELTKGENYSLHCKESAGSLCDHETEIDHKAKSISDISAVELTARMKNLHATQFQTEISLSQSVVTSESILQPGLPLSSGMDHARRNFVGSISDTASQQVGSNFDDGKSLTGNDVTANETEYHGIKAAATNNYVVDEPGIPSGSSLYPFFSAIDCHQLDGRNDTHVSSTSPNSSICSASSNFKIGTIEENSYLFMPFDAHLAQRNGNMIVDTNLSSALESTELPVKLLHCGKRSCYEASEFQDHESLYATGGVIPETATKADDSTLKSGFASFNGLPDAAAQASKPKKSRTTSKKNSENFDWDKLRRQACGNYQMKERIFDRRDSVDWEAVRCADVQRISHAIRERGMNNVLAERIQKFLNRLVTDHGSIDLEWLRDVPPDSAKDYLLSIRGLGLKSVECVRLLTLHHLAFPVDTNVGRICVRLGWVPIQPLPESLQLHLLELARLALPSPQDKRLVNLSNQFAFQNGTMPTPNSTPLPQLEGSIHARDVHANNTNPIIEEPASPREEECRELLENDIEDFDEDTDEIPTIKLNMEAFSQNLENCIKESNKDFQSDDITKALVAISNEAASIPVPKLKNVHRLRTEHYVYELPDSHPLMQQLALDQREPDDPSPYLLAIWTPDELKDTREAPKPCCNPQTEGGLCSNEMCHNCVSERENQYRYVRGTVLVPCRTAMRGSFPLNGTYFQVNEVFADHSSSHNPINIPREQLWNLHRRMVYFGTSVPTIFKGLTTEEIQHCFWRGFVCVRGFNMETRAPRPLCPHFHLAASKLRRSSKKAATEQTH from the exons ATGGATCCCTCAGGGCTCAACCTGCAGGGGAATCCTGCTGAGAACCAGGAGAGCTGGACCTCCGGCGTGTCAGTTGGGAGGGGCACCCCAAATTTGGGTGTTGGGACGGCCGTGGCAGGCCGGAGCTGCCCGTCATCAACATTGTTCCCGGGGTCCTCCCTGTCGTCGACGGCGTTGCTGAATACCATGCACGAGGGCTCCTTTCCACAGACAGCCTTGGTGGCGGGTTCCGTGAGCAGCGCCGATGAGCAGCATGGTGCGCCCCCCGTACGGCCATCCTACAACCTTCCTGCAGGATGCACGCAGGTGCCGATAAGTATCCTGGTGTTCCACAGGAGGCTGACGGGGAGGGGATCCAGGCGCCGGTCGCCGCAATCTCGTAGCTTTATGCCTGCTCCTGCACTGTCCGGTGTCTCAGAGG CAGATGGAGCTTATGGGCCGATTCCTCAAAGTGATTTCTTGTCGCTTCAAGGTCCATCTGAAGTTTTTCCTGGTGATATGACAATGAATCATTCAGAACCGGCCACTTCATATGGGTACAATTCAGAGTATGCACCTATGCATCTTCAGCCAAATGGTTTATACACTGAAGCTTCCAACACTGAAAGTGAAAGAGAAGCTAGCCAACTGCAACAATCAGCGGAAGCTGTTATCTGTGACAGCCTCAGTAAGTTGGAATCGGCTATGGAGAAAATTCAGGGTCAAAATCCTCAAGAATCAAGTGTCTTAGTTGCAGAGGATAACATTCACAAGTACCATCAGAAAGCTAAAAGGGCCAGGACACAAATCACTCACAGTGACAAAATAGACTTACCAACACAAGCTGTATCTGCATGCAAGGAAAAAACAATAACTCAGATAGAGATGCAGATTGTAGATGCTGAGAGAACTGAAGCACTCAAGGGTGAGGATGCCCCAGCACAAAAGCTGAAGACTCGAAGGAGAAAGCACAGGCCCAAGGTAATCCGTGAGGACAGGCCAGCCAAAAAGCAAATGGCCACAACATCAGAAGAAAAACCTCTCAATCAGAAACCCAAAAGAAAATATGTGCGGAAGAATAGAAACCCCAGTTCTTTGGAGAAGTGCGCAGAACCTTTTAGTGACCATTCAATTTCTAGAGAATCCAGAACTACCGTTAGAAGCAGCATTGCATCAGTTCGAAGAAGGCTGCAATTTGAGTTCGGGGAGCACGGGGTGCAGAGGGACCAATCATCAATGACCAATTCATGGTACCAAAACCAGGAGAAACCTGTTAATGCTGAGAGTTCTTTGTGCTCAGTGACTAAATCGTCCGTGCAGGTTGAACATGGACAGGAATTACACATGGAAAATTCACCAGAAGGGTTGTTTTTTGGCATCAACTCCAAACTGAACAAAATTTTAGATGAGTACATACATTTGCCAGAAGCCGCACCAAAACCTTCAGAGCAAATCCCACTGGCTGCTTCTGGTCATGTTAGCGAGGAACTAGCAAGGAAACAATATGATGTGAGACACACTCATGATCCTGAttctacaagttataatatAGAAAGGAGTGGTCTGATCACAACGAAAGGGCACAAAAAGGACCTAGACTTGAACTATTCTAACACAAATGGTTTTCAGATGTATTGTTCGGCTAGTTTGTTACCAGAAATGGACTCCACAAAGGGCAGTATGACTAAGGTTTCAAAAATGGACAAGAACAAAAAACGACATTATGGAGGTGAGTCCTCCCTAGCTGGCACACAGAGCTCCATTATCATGAGAACTGCAGCTGAGATGCTAGCAGTTTACCAAGCTTGTGGTATTAAAAAGAAGCGATCGGCCCGAGTCCGCAGGAATTCCTTTCTTTCTGTTATGGATCTTGAGAAGAATACTTCACAAGAATCAACAAGATTGCCGTGGTCATGCATGGAGGCCCTGTATGAGAGTTCCTACATAAAATTTATGACCAAGAAACGTTCACAGAAGGCACGGCTCAACTCTCCCAATTCCATTCAACCAAATATAGATCAGAAAAACAGGTTTTCATCTGAAACAGTTTTTTCTGGAGGATTCAATGGATTGAAAAGATCAGAGGAAACTTTCCAGAAAACTTTACCTCAGATTCCAGATGATAAGAGGATCAACCTTGACATTCATTGCAAAGTACCAGTAGAAAGCTCACCAAATACATCAACGCCACCATATATGGATTACCTTCAAGGAGTTACATCAAAGTTTAGATACTTTGATTTGAACACTGAGCAGGTGCATAAAACTGAGATGCATTTGTCTCAAACCAtgccctctctttcttctttagGAGCAACAAATTATCTACCGAATGCTCTAGTCCCATATGTTGGTGGGGCGGTGGTTCCATATCAGACACAGTTTCATTTAGTCAAGAAGCAACGCCCTCGAGCTAAGGTTGACTTGGATTTTGAAACAACGAGAGTTTGGAACCTTCTGATGGGTAAAGCAGCTGACCCTGTAGATGGAACTGATGTTGATAAAGAGAGATGGTGGAAACAAGAAAGAGAAGTTTTTCAAGGTCGTGCTAATTCATTCATAGCACGTATGCGCCTAGTTCAAG GTGACAGGCGCTTTTCTCCTTGGAAAGGATCAGTAGTGGACTCTGTAGTAGGAGTTTTCCTCACACAGAATGTAGCGGATCATCTTTCCAG CTCTGCATACATGGCCCTTGCCGCAAATTTTCCTACAGGGTCACATGGCAATTGTAATGATGGCATTGCTGGTCAGGACAATGAAGAAATCATTAGCACGAGTGCAGTAGGAGACAGAGGCACATTTGAATTCTTTTATAATGGGTCAAGACCAGATATAGGATTAAATTTTGAGTTCTCAATGGCCTGTGAGAAGATCCACATGGAACCAAAGGACAATACTACAGTTAATGAGTTAACTAAAGGTGAAAATTATTCTCTTCATTGCAAAGAATCAGCTGGAAGTCTTTGTGACCACGAGACAGAAATAGATCATAaagcaaaatcaatttcagatATCTCCGCAGTAGAATTAACAGCACGTATGAAAAATCTACATGCGACACAGTTCCAGACGGAGATATCATTATCCCAAAGTGTTGTAACTTCAGAGTCAATTCTTCAACCAGGATTACCTTTGAGTTCTGGGATGGATCATGCTCGTAGAAATTTTGTTGGTAGCATTAGTGACACAGCTTCTCAGCAGGTGGGAAGCAATTTTGATGATGGAAAATCATTAACAGGAAATGATGTCACAGCCAATGAAACTGAGTACCATGGAAtcaaagcagcagcaacaaataATTATGTTGTAGATGAACCTGGGATTCCTTCTGGTTCCAGCCTGTATCCATTTTTCTCAGCTATTGATTGTCATCAACTAGATGGGAGGAACGACACACATGTTTCTTCTACCTCTCCTAACAGTTCTATATGTTCTGCAtcatcaaactttaaaattggCACAATTGAGGAGAACAGTTATCTTTTCATGCCATTTGATGCTCATCTAGCGCAGAGGAATGGAAATATGATTGTTGACACAAATCTTAGCTCGGCACTGGAAAGCACAGAGCTTCCAG TCAAATTATTACATTGTGGCAAAAGGAGTTGTTATGAAGCATCAGAGTTTCAGGACCATGAATCACTGTATGCCACTGGTGGAGTGATACCAGAAACAGCAACCAAAGCAGATGATTCAACCTTAAAATCTGGTTTTGCTTCCTTCAATGGATTGCCAGATGCAGCAGCACAGGCATCAAAACCAAAGAAATCAAGAACCACAAGTAAAAAGAACAGTGAGAATTTTGACTGGGATAAATTGCGAAGACAGGCTTGTGGTAATTATCAGATGAAAGAAAGAATTTTTGACCGAAGAGATTCTGTTGATTGGGAAGCAGTAAGGTGTGCAGATGTACAAagaatttctcatgccattcgAGAACGAGGAATGAATAATGTCTTAGCAGAGCGTATCCAG AAATTCCTGAATCGTTTGGTCACCGATCATGGGAGCATTGATCTTGAGTGGTTAAGAGATGTTCCTCCAGACTCAGCAAA GGACTATCTGCTTAGTATACGTGGATTGGGGCTCAAAAGTGTTGAGTGTGTCCGCCTTTTGACATTACATCATCTTGCATTCCCA GTTGATACTAATGTTGGTCGTATATGTGTACGATTGGGATGGGTGCCAATTCAACCCCTCCCTGAATCTCTTCAGTTACACCTTCTGGAGCT TGCAAGACTTGCACTTCCTTCTCCTCAGGACAAAAGGTTGGTGAATCTGAGCAATCAATTTGCTTTCCAGAATGGCACAATGCCCACACCAAATTCAACTCCTCTGCCTCAGCTCGAGGGGAGTATCCATGCAAGGGATGTTCATGCTAACAACACAAATCCAATAATTGAGGAGCCAGCAAGTCCAAGAGAGGAAGAATGCCGAGAACTTTTAGAGAATGatattgaagattttgatgaagatACTGATGAAATCCCAACAATAAAACTTAACATGGAAGCTTTTTCTCAAAACTTGGAAAATTGCATAAAAGAAAGCAATAAGGATTTCCAATCTGATGATATTACAAAAGCATTGGTTGCTATCAGCAATGAAGCAGCTTCAATTCCTGTACCTAAACTAAAGAATGTGCATAGACTTCGGACAGAACACTATGT TTACGAACTTCCAGATTCACATCCCCTCATGCAACAG CTAGCACTCGACCAACGGGAGCCTGATGATCCAAGTCCTTACCTGTTG